One Pseudomonas abieticivorans genomic region harbors:
- a CDS encoding efflux transporter outer membrane subunit yields the protein MRTPCVLLSVLTLSACSNWVAHVPAPSALGRQQAFTTLPQGVEAQPLPQDWWHLYRDPVLDGLVRQALAHNRDLAAAQAHVQAMLAGLRQADAERWPSTELALGASYGKTADDQTLAKATGNDAPSQWEFNPGVELAYQVDLWGQVQKTIERAQAQAEQAQAAQDLMRINVVGQTTRAYVSACALGARSQVQRQSLDAVEHSVRLIERQRQGGVATDLEVSRMQALQGQTQAVLPMLDARRQSALYELAMLTGSAADVALNCTQVPQLAAPLPVGEGWALLARRPDIRQAQRQLQADALGVDIAQADLYPKVTFGATLTSSSHALHELGDSSSVMFGVGPLISWQFPNQQANRARVAQAKAIEQGSLARFDGQVLKALMEVRQSLALYNGERQRHQALQRATTSSEQAYDLAQRNYQAGALDFLDVLDSEREWIGLQAQLADADGQLVQRQVALFRALGGGWQSAAAPTVSEFSQGSQP from the coding sequence ATGCGTACACCCTGCGTGCTGTTGAGTGTGCTCACCCTGTCCGCCTGCTCTAACTGGGTGGCGCACGTGCCAGCACCATCCGCCCTGGGCCGACAACAGGCCTTCACCACCCTGCCACAGGGTGTGGAGGCACAACCCTTGCCCCAGGATTGGTGGCACCTGTACCGCGACCCGGTGCTCGATGGGCTGGTGCGCCAGGCACTGGCGCACAACCGCGACCTGGCGGCGGCCCAGGCGCATGTGCAAGCCATGCTGGCGGGCCTTCGCCAAGCGGATGCCGAGCGCTGGCCGTCCACTGAACTTGCGCTGGGTGCCAGTTACGGCAAGACCGCCGATGACCAGACCCTGGCCAAGGCCACCGGCAACGATGCGCCCTCGCAATGGGAATTCAACCCCGGCGTTGAGCTGGCCTATCAAGTGGACCTTTGGGGGCAGGTACAAAAAACCATCGAGCGCGCCCAGGCCCAGGCCGAGCAGGCGCAAGCCGCACAGGACCTGATGCGCATCAATGTGGTCGGGCAAACCACCCGCGCCTATGTCAGCGCCTGTGCCCTTGGCGCTCGCAGCCAGGTCCAGCGCCAATCGCTGGACGCCGTGGAGCACAGCGTGCGGCTGATCGAGCGCCAGCGTCAGGGTGGCGTGGCCACCGACCTTGAGGTGTCGCGCATGCAAGCCTTGCAGGGCCAGACCCAAGCCGTGTTGCCGATGCTCGATGCCCGCCGCCAATCCGCGCTGTATGAATTGGCGATGCTGACGGGCAGCGCCGCCGACGTCGCGTTGAACTGTACCCAGGTTCCGCAACTGGCCGCGCCGCTGCCTGTCGGGGAGGGTTGGGCACTGTTGGCCCGGCGCCCAGACATTCGCCAGGCGCAACGCCAGCTGCAGGCCGACGCGCTGGGCGTGGACATCGCCCAGGCCGATCTCTACCCGAAGGTGACCTTCGGCGCCACCCTGACATCCTCCAGCCACGCGTTGCACGAACTGGGCGACAGTTCGTCGGTGATGTTCGGCGTGGGCCCGTTGATCAGCTGGCAGTTTCCCAATCAACAGGCCAACCGTGCACGCGTGGCCCAGGCAAAAGCCATCGAACAAGGCAGCCTGGCGCGCTTTGATGGCCAGGTATTGAAGGCGCTCATGGAGGTACGTCAAAGCCTGGCGCTGTACAACGGCGAGCGCCAACGCCATCAGGCGCTGCAGCGCGCCACGACCAGCAGCGAGCAGGCCTACGACTTGGCGCAGCGCAATTACCAGGCCGGTGCCCTGGACTTTCTTGACGTGCTCGACAGCGAGCGCGAATGGATCGGCCTGCAGGCACAGTTGGCTGATGCCGATGGCCAGTTGGTGCAGCGCCAGGTGGCGCTGTTTCGTGCCTTGGGCGGTGGTTGGCAAAGCGCCGCCGCGCCCACCGTTTCTGAATTTTCGCAGGGAAGCCAGCCATGA
- a CDS encoding HlyD family secretion protein — protein MNIAVDDLNPALVERDAERARQQRKRRLIVAGSGLALVALAGVGLYWYSEGRYLEQTDDAYVRADWVPISARVGGYVAEVVVQDDQPVKAGDLLVRLDERDYRTRLEQAGAARAEADAALTAAQAQVQVAHALITQQQAGIAQAGAQLQSARAELQRASLDQQRYQGLVRDHAASAQRLETAQAGLAQAKAAVDSAVALQRQQDSRLAVIRSREQLAQAALEQQRARQAEARAQWALANNALQDTQVRAPIDGVVGQRKVRTRQYITPGQPLLAVVPVQQAYVVANFKETQLAEMRPGQSVGISVDSFAGHERRGHIASFSPGSGAVFALLPSDNATGNFTKIVQRFPVRILLDPAPGQPPLLPGMSVTATVDTRAEHANER, from the coding sequence ATGAACATTGCCGTCGACGACTTGAACCCCGCGCTCGTCGAGCGTGATGCCGAACGCGCGCGCCAGCAACGCAAGCGCCGCTTGATCGTGGCGGGTAGCGGGCTGGCCTTGGTGGCCTTGGCCGGTGTCGGCCTCTATTGGTACAGCGAAGGGCGCTACCTGGAGCAGACCGATGATGCCTATGTGCGTGCCGACTGGGTGCCGATCAGCGCTCGGGTGGGCGGGTACGTGGCCGAGGTGGTGGTGCAGGACGACCAACCGGTCAAGGCCGGCGACCTGTTGGTGCGCCTGGATGAGCGGGACTACCGCACTCGGCTGGAACAGGCCGGCGCGGCCCGGGCCGAGGCCGATGCCGCGCTCACGGCGGCCCAGGCGCAGGTGCAGGTGGCGCATGCCCTGATTACCCAGCAGCAGGCCGGTATCGCCCAGGCCGGGGCCCAGTTGCAAAGCGCCCGGGCTGAACTGCAGCGCGCCAGCCTGGACCAGCAGCGTTATCAGGGCTTGGTGCGCGATCATGCCGCCAGTGCGCAACGCCTGGAAACCGCCCAGGCAGGGCTGGCCCAGGCCAAAGCCGCGGTGGACAGCGCCGTCGCCCTGCAACGCCAGCAAGACAGCCGGCTGGCGGTGATCCGCAGCCGTGAACAACTGGCCCAGGCAGCCCTTGAGCAGCAGCGTGCCCGTCAGGCCGAAGCGCGGGCGCAGTGGGCGCTGGCCAACAACGCGTTGCAAGACACCCAGGTGCGCGCGCCCATCGACGGCGTGGTGGGCCAGCGCAAGGTGCGCACCCGCCAGTACATCACCCCAGGCCAACCGTTGTTGGCCGTGGTACCGGTACAGCAGGCATACGTGGTGGCCAACTTCAAGGAAACCCAATTGGCCGAGATGCGCCCTGGCCAATCGGTGGGCATCAGCGTCGACAGTTTCGCCGGGCATGAGCGACGCGGTCACATCGCCAGTTTTTCGCCGGGCTCGGGGGCGGTTTTTGCCTTGCTGCCATCGGACAACGCGACCGGCAACTTCACCAAGATCGTGCAGCGCTTCCCGGTGCGGATCCTGTTGGACCCGGCGCCGGGCCAGCCGCCCTTGTTGCCTGGCATGTCGGTGACCGCCACGGTGGACACGCGGGCAGAGCACGCCAATGAGCGTTGA
- a CDS encoding DHA2 family efflux MFS transporter permease subunit gives MSVEHKVSLRAWVAVIGGLFGCFMAGMNVHVTSAALPEIEGSLGATFEEGSWISTAYLVAEIVMIPLTAWLVQVFSLRRVMLVGSFVFLVASVACSWAPNLTVMIAIRVVQGAAGAVLIPLSFQLIITELPASKVAMGMALFSLSNSVAQAAGPSIGGWLTDAYSWRWIFYLQLIPGVLLLWAVAWAIDAKPMQLKLIGQGDWAGIAAMILGLGGLQIVLEEGGRKDWFGSDFIVGMSLMAAVALSYFVWSQLFGRRAFINLRLLKRYNFGVASVAMFIFGAATFGLVFLVPNYLSQQQGYNAREIGVSLIAYGVVQLLLAPLMPRFMTWLSPKIMVATGFFIMALGCYLGAHLDADSAANVIIPSTVVRGIGQPFIMVALSVLAVSGLAKSEAGSASALFSMLRNLGGAVGTAGLTQLVAMRERFHSERIGESINVFVPAVQERLGQAADLEIGWARMIEGVRHQAYLMAYGDAFYVACLALAGCGVAALVMRRS, from the coding sequence ATGAGCGTTGAGCACAAGGTTTCGCTGCGCGCCTGGGTGGCGGTGATCGGCGGGCTGTTCGGCTGCTTCATGGCCGGCATGAACGTGCACGTGACCAGCGCCGCGCTGCCAGAGATCGAAGGCTCTTTGGGCGCCACGTTCGAGGAGGGGTCGTGGATCTCCACCGCCTATTTGGTGGCCGAGATCGTGATGATCCCGCTCACCGCCTGGCTGGTGCAGGTGTTCTCCCTGCGCCGGGTGATGCTGGTGGGCTCGTTCGTGTTCCTGGTGGCCTCGGTGGCCTGTTCCTGGGCACCCAACCTGACGGTGATGATCGCTATCCGGGTGGTGCAGGGGGCTGCGGGGGCGGTGCTGATCCCACTGTCGTTTCAACTGATCATCACCGAATTGCCGGCCAGCAAGGTGGCGATGGGCATGGCGCTGTTCAGCTTGTCCAACAGCGTGGCCCAGGCCGCGGGGCCATCGATCGGCGGCTGGCTGACCGATGCGTATTCCTGGCGTTGGATCTTCTACCTGCAACTCATCCCCGGGGTGTTGTTACTGTGGGCGGTGGCCTGGGCCATCGATGCCAAACCCATGCAACTGAAGTTGATCGGCCAAGGCGACTGGGCAGGCATCGCGGCCATGATCCTGGGCCTGGGCGGTTTGCAAATCGTACTGGAGGAGGGCGGGCGCAAGGACTGGTTCGGTTCGGACTTTATCGTCGGGATGAGCCTGATGGCGGCCGTGGCGTTGAGCTATTTTGTGTGGTCGCAACTGTTCGGTCGCCGGGCCTTCATCAACCTGCGGCTACTCAAGCGCTATAACTTCGGCGTGGCCAGTGTCGCCATGTTCATCTTTGGCGCGGCGACGTTCGGCCTAGTGTTTTTGGTGCCTAACTATTTGTCACAGCAACAGGGTTACAACGCCCGCGAAATCGGTGTCAGCCTGATTGCCTATGGCGTGGTGCAACTGCTGCTGGCGCCCTTGATGCCGCGCTTCATGACCTGGTTAAGCCCAAAAATCATGGTGGCCACCGGCTTTTTCATCATGGCCTTGGGGTGTTACCTGGGCGCGCACCTGGACGCCGACAGCGCGGCCAATGTGATCATCCCCTCCACCGTGGTACGGGGTATCGGCCAGCCGTTCATCATGGTCGCGCTGTCGGTACTGGCGGTCTCGGGGCTGGCCAAGAGTGAGGCGGGCTCGGCGTCGGCGCTGTTCTCCATGCTGCGCAACCTCGGCGGCGCGGTGGGCACGGCGGGGTTGACGCAACTGGTGGCGATGCGCGAGCGCTTTCATTCCGAACGCATTGGCGAATCGATCAATGTGTTCGTGCCGGCCGTGCAGGAACGGCTGGGGCAGGCTGCGGACCTGGAAATCGGTTGGGCGCGGATGATCGAAGGGGTGCGGCACCAGGCTTATCTGATGGCCTACGGGGATGCGTTCTACGTGGCCTGCCTGGCATTGGCCGGGTGTGGGGTGGCGGCGCTGGTAATGCGAAGGTCTTGA
- a CDS encoding hydroxymethylglutaryl-CoA lyase — protein MTLPTHVRLIEVGPRDGLQNEARAISVADKIRLVDQLGAAGVRYIEVGSFVSPKWVPQMAGSAEVFAGIKRKVGATYAALTPNLRGLEQAMAAGVKEVAVFAAASEAFSQRNINCSISESLARFGPVLDTARQQGIRVRGYVSCVLGCPYEGDIRPQQVASVARELYAMGCYEVSLGDTIGTGTPGATRTLFDTVAAHIPREHLAGHFHDTYGQALANIYASLLEGISAFDSSVAGLGGCPYAKGASGNVASEDVVYMLHGLGLHTGIDLDTLIAAGQQICDVLERPNGSRVARARLAG, from the coding sequence ATGACCCTTCCCACCCACGTACGCTTGATTGAAGTGGGCCCCCGCGACGGCCTACAGAACGAAGCCAGGGCGATTTCGGTCGCCGACAAGATCCGCCTGGTCGACCAATTGGGCGCCGCCGGCGTGCGCTACATTGAGGTGGGCAGTTTTGTCTCACCCAAGTGGGTGCCACAAATGGCCGGCTCCGCCGAGGTGTTTGCCGGCATCAAGCGCAAGGTTGGCGCTACCTACGCCGCGCTGACCCCCAACCTGCGCGGCCTGGAGCAGGCCATGGCAGCCGGGGTGAAAGAGGTCGCGGTGTTTGCCGCAGCGTCCGAGGCGTTTTCACAGCGCAACATCAACTGCTCCATCAGCGAAAGCCTGGCACGCTTCGGCCCGGTGCTGGACACCGCCCGGCAGCAGGGCATCCGTGTGCGCGGCTACGTGTCTTGTGTGCTGGGCTGCCCCTATGAAGGTGACATCCGCCCCCAACAGGTCGCTAGCGTGGCGCGCGAACTGTACGCCATGGGCTGTTACGAGGTATCGCTGGGCGACACCATCGGCACCGGTACCCCGGGAGCGACCCGCACCTTGTTCGACACGGTGGCCGCGCACATTCCCCGCGAGCACCTGGCCGGCCACTTCCATGACACCTACGGCCAGGCCCTGGCCAATATTTATGCAAGCCTTTTGGAAGGCATCAGCGCGTTCGACAGTTCGGTCGCAGGCCTGGGCGGCTGCCCCTACGCCAAGGGTGCCAGCGGTAACGTCGCCAGCGAAGATGTGGTGTACATGCTGCACGGCCTGGGCCTGCACACCGGTATCGACCTGGATACCTTGATTGCCGCCGGCCAGCAGATCTGCGATGTGCTGGAACGGCCCAACGGCTCGCGCGTGGCACGGGCGCGGTTGGCCGGCTAA
- a CDS encoding MerR family transcriptional regulator yields the protein MTRQTYSISDLSRELDITTRAIRFYEEQGMLTPERRGLERIYTARDKVTLKLILRGKRIGFSLAECRELIELYDPTGDNKKQLTHMLGKITERRAMLEQQLLDIEQMKLELDTAEERCTQALARAQA from the coding sequence ATGACCCGCCAGACCTACAGCATCTCCGACCTGTCCCGCGAACTGGACATCACCACCCGCGCCATCCGCTTCTACGAAGAACAGGGCATGCTGACGCCTGAGCGCAGGGGCCTGGAGCGCATCTACACAGCGCGCGACAAGGTCACCTTGAAGCTGATCCTGCGGGGCAAGCGCATCGGTTTTTCCCTGGCCGAGTGCCGCGAGTTGATCGAGCTGTACGACCCCACTGGCGACAACAAAAAACAATTGACCCACATGCTGGGCAAAATCACCGAGCGCCGCGCCATGCTGGAGCAGCAATTGCTGGACATCGAGCAGATGAAACTGGAACTGGACACCGCCGAAGAGCGCTGCACCCAGGCCCTGGCCCGCGCGCAAGCCTGA